In Candidatus Neomarinimicrobiota bacterium, the genomic window CCCATGTCGTTCTTCACATTCGGCGGAGCTAAAGGTTCTTTCTTCGGCGATTTGAAGGCGCACGGCAGAGACGGTATTGAATTCTACACCGATAAGAAGGTCGTTATATCACGCTGGTAGGAATATATTAAAAACTTATTTAGTTTAATCTCTGCCTATCACCAAGAATATTTTTATTACACATAATAAAGATTAAAATTATCATCAATTGTCTTGCGTGAGTGTTTTCAAATAGGTATCTTCTTGCCTTATTTTGTAAAATATAAATCAGGCGCTCAAAAAGCTTTATACTGTTTTGTACTCATAAAGAGTTTATTTAGTACTTAATATTATCTGTATAACTAAGTATGTTTATGGGAAGGAGATAAAATTGACAGATTCGACAACCAAAGCAAGAAATAAAGTAGAAAAATTTTTAAATAAGCATAACCATTTTATGGAGGCTGTCAGGACTATAGTCCAGATGGTCAGTCTCGGATTTCTAATATATTTGTCTTATTTTAAATAGTTTGCCACCATTAATTGATCGTGCACCTATTTTTATGCTCTGGTACGGCAGTCTGATAGCCATCTCTTTCTTCCTTACTAAAAACCTTTTAAACCAATAGACAGTAACATTATTCCGAGGTATGGTTGTCTTCGGTGATAGTATAAGGAATATCATTTAAAATATTGCAGTGAAAAAATACTTGACAATTATAATTAGCCCATATACTTTGCCGAAGAAATAGTATCACAATTCAGATAAGCATTTAGATAGTCCGGGCATCTGGTTAGGGAGTAAGTGAGATCTGATGATTCAGGGACAGCTATTAAGTGGGATTCTGTTTGGAGTTGACTTTTTTAAAATACCCTATAATTCATTGAGTTTCCTAATCCGCAAACGATTCGTACAATATTTTGATATTAACGTGATTAGGGAGCCATATTTCCCCGATAGTATTTTAGACTGTGAAGGAATTAATGTCTAAAAGATTATTTCTCAATTCCTTTAGCAATTACAGATTCCCTTACATTCTTAGCACTTTTTTCTTTCTTTTCCTATTTGGATTTTCCACGGCCTTTGGGGGCACGACGGGAAAGATTACCGGTCGTGTGATTGATAAAGCAACGGGTAAACCACTCATCGGCGCAAATGTTATTTTAGAGGATACCATACTTGGAGCGGCAACGGATATTGGCGGAAGATATTTCATCTTGAACATACCGCCGGGAACCTACTCAATAAAAACGAGAATGATCGGATATACCACCACAGTCGTTTCTCAAGTAAAAGTATCGGTGGATTTCACGACTCGCATTAATTTTGAACTTACCACAAGTGTCGTGGAACTCGGTGGTGTGGAAATCATTGCTTCTGCGTCTATCATAAAGATGGACCTTACTTCCACGAGGGCGGTCATCGGGGCGGAAACAATTTCCCAGATGCCGGTAGAGAGTTTTGACGAAGTTCTCGAGTTGCAGGCCGGGATAATAAGGGGGAGTGACAATAAAATTCATATCCGCGGCGGAAGGGCAAGCGAGATAGCCTATTTGATAGACGGAATTCCGGTCAATGACCCTTACTCAAACGAGATTGGAGTAGAGGTTGATAATGAGGCGATACAGGAGCTCCAAGTTATAAGTGGAACTTTTAATGCGGAATATGGACGTGCTATGTCAGGTGTAGTTGATATCGTAACAAAATCCGGCGGAAGAAAGTTCTCTGGAAATATCTCCGGTTTCTTAGGTGATTATATTAGCGCTGACGATGAATTATTTCCCAATATTGATGATTTAAGCGCAAGCGGCTTGACAAATATGCAAGCTACTCTCGGCGGACCGGTTCCCGGTCTCGGAAACAAGTGGTCTTTTTTCGCCTCCGGAAGACGTTTTAAAAACGAGGGTTGGCTTTATGGTCAAAGGCAGGTAACTCCCGGTCTTCTGGACGTATCAAACCCAGTAAGCCCGACATGGACAGTAGAAGATGGCGACGGCGCCTTTGTTCCTATGAATTCATTTTTGAAGAAATCGGCTCAGGGAAAACTCACTTTTAGTCCTTCAACTACAATAAAAGTTTCATATTCTGCGTTCTGGAATAAATTGGATAACCGGGTGTATGACCACCTATTCAGATTTAATCCCGATGGCGACTACAAGCAGAATAAAGACGGGCTCACGCAAATAGCGGCTCTGAACCATACACTGTCTCCCCGAACATTTTATACTATCAAGCTGTCTTTTAACAGTATTGACTTTAGGAGAAGTGTGTTCGATGATTCCATAGATGCGCTTGATCCCAATTATATAGATGTGGAAGCATTTAAAGGGCGCCTTTACGACGGCGGAACAAAGCTTTGGCATTTGGATAGAAACACCACCAGCAAGAGCGGAAAATTCGATATAACCAGCCAGGTAACTAATAATCATCAGATAAAATCAGGATTTGAAATTAGAAGCCACAAACTCAAATTTGAAGAATATAAGGTGATAATAGGAGCCAGTACCGGTTTCTTACCCGTTGCCGCTACAGATGTGCCGGGGAACGTTAATTTCAACAAATATGAACATTCACCGTTGGAAGCTTCCGTATATTTTCAGGACAAGATGGAGTTTGACGATCTGATTATCAATGTCGGGATTCGAGGCGAGCTTTTTGACCCATCGGGCAGAGTTCCGATTGATATAAGAGATCCGGATAATGCGAAATTCTTTAACGTTACGAGTGGGAACGGGTCTGTTGTTCGCATTGCGGAAGGAGATTACGATCCAAATATACACACCATAGTTAGCACTGTAGATATACTAAACGTCCCGTGGGTAGAAAAATATGAAGAGGCAAGTAGATCATATAGCTTAAGCCCGAGAATTGGACTTGCTTATCCGATTACCGACAGAAGCGTGATTCATTTCTCTTACGGACATTTTTCTCAAATTCCGCCATTTCAATTTCTGTATCAAAACTCTGATTTCGAAGTAAGGCGAGGACCATTGAATAAAGACGAAGGCAAAGGAGTTTTCGATAGGGTCTATAGCGCTGATCCGGAGACAGAGGGAAACCTGATGGGCAATGCGGCGTTAAAGTCTCAGCGGACCATCAATTATGAGCTGGGTATTCAGCAACAAATCGGCGAAGATATCGGGGTAGATATTACGGGCTTCTATAAGGATATGAGAAATCTTTTAGGGACTGAAATCGTAGAAATGTATGATACGAGGCTGTACGCCAGGTTTGTCAACAAAGACGTAGGTAATGTTCGCGGTATTACAGTGGCTTTCAAAAAGAGACAATCCAACAATATATCTCTTGCAGTTGATTATACCTTCCAGATTGCAGAGGGAAACGCTTCGGATCCCAGTGATGCATTTCTTGATGCCGTCAGTGGTCGGGAAAGTGAGATCAGGGTGGTACCGTTAGATTGGGATCAAACTCACACTTTCAACACTAATGTCACAATAGTTTTTCGGGATAGCTGGGGAGCCAGTCTTCTTGGTAAACTCGGTAGCGGCTTACCATACACATTTGAACCTCCGCAACAGGGCGCTCAGTTTACTCGTTTCGAAAACAATGAGAGAAGACCAACCCAGATTACATTTGACCTTAACGCGCATAAGGACTTCGTCGTAGGGAATATACGGGGTTCGTTTTTCTTAAAAGTGTTTAATCTCTTTGACCGAAGAAATGAAATAGCTGTTTATAATGATACCGGACGGGCTGGCAGTACGATTCGTACCCAATTCTGGGGCGAATGGACAGATATCGGAACTGTGGACGATTGGGTGAACAGACCTCATATGTTTTCGCAGCCGAGGCGAATTCAGCTGGGATTTAGATTAGGATTTTAATTATGCTTAGAAACTTTATGCGACATCAAAGAGGACTGAAATTAAAAGCTTCAGGGATATTCTTTGTTTTCACAATATTTTTATCGCTTAATGCTACAGCATTCTCTCAGGATCAAAAAGGAGATGTTACATTCCGGAGAATGGGAGTTCATAATGGTAATTTAATAGCTACAATATTTTTCAATCAGGGTGATATAAGCGGCTGGGGCGGCTGGGGATATCCGCCGCCGCGCGTGGAGTGGCCCAAGGGAAGCCAGCACGAGTACGCTGATGAAAATAGTCTTTTTGTGATAGCTGAGGTGACTGATAAGTTTGGTAACAAGATTCACATTTTAAGCGAATCTAGTCTTGACTGGGACGCGACTGATATAAACCTGGAAAACGGCGAGCAAATGGGGTGGGAACCTATACCGGGTTATTTTAATACTGGGCAGGAATCTCCCGCCATGAGTGACCTAATTGAAAGCTGGCCTTCTTTCTGGCCAGACAAGCTCGATCAGGATGACTCCGGCTGGCCCGATTCGTGGAACGGTTTTTTCGGCAGGGATATTTTCCAAGCGGATCAGGAAAGCTATTTTGTAATGGATGATAATTTCAACACGGAATTCCCACAATTTGTTCCGGACCCTTCAGATCTCAGTATTAAGGGGCTTGGATTAAAAGTTGCCATAAGGGGCTTGCAGTGGGCTGACCCGTTAGCTCAGGATGCGATGTTCTGGTTATATGACATCACCAATGTCTCAACTACCACATACGATAAAATCATATTCGGTGAGGTCTTTGACGCTCGCATGGGAGGGCAAGGTGAGGAAAATGACGATCTCGCTGAGTTTATTTCCGAAGGGAACATAGATATAACCTTCTCATGGGATTTAGACGATATAGGCTCAGGCGGATGGTCGCCGGTAGGTTATTTCGGATTTGCTTTCTTGGAGAGTCCCGGAGTCGCCACTGATGGCATAGATAATGATGAAGACGGTTTGGTGGATGAGAGCCGCGACAGCGGACCCGGTAGTTTGATTTTCGGTCCTATCGGTATTTACGGAGAGCCGAAAGAGCATTGGTCCGGCGATGAAGACGGTGATTGGATAAGTTTTAGCGATTTCAACGGCAACGGGATATTGGATCCGGGCGAACCCTTAAACGATGATTTAGGAAAGGATGGGATAGGTCCTGACAATCCATTTTATCCCGGAGAAGATACGGGTGAAGGCGACGGAATTCCCACCGATGGCGAACCAAATTTCGATAAGACAGATGTTGACGAATCCGATCAGATAGGTCTCACAAGTATGGATGCTCATATAGAAAATTCTGTAAGATTTTCAAACGATGAGTCCATGTGGCCTCTTTTATTCCCGGGACATTTCAACC contains:
- a CDS encoding TonB-dependent receptor; this translates as MIDKATGKPLIGANVILEDTILGAATDIGGRYFILNIPPGTYSIKTRMIGYTTTVVSQVKVSVDFTTRINFELTTSVVELGGVEIIASASIIKMDLTSTRAVIGAETISQMPVESFDEVLELQAGIIRGSDNKIHIRGGRASEIAYLIDGIPVNDPYSNEIGVEVDNEAIQELQVISGTFNAEYGRAMSGVVDIVTKSGGRKFSGNISGFLGDYISADDELFPNIDDLSASGLTNMQATLGGPVPGLGNKWSFFASGRRFKNEGWLYGQRQVTPGLLDVSNPVSPTWTVEDGDGAFVPMNSFLKKSAQGKLTFSPSTTIKVSYSAFWNKLDNRVYDHLFRFNPDGDYKQNKDGLTQIAALNHTLSPRTFYTIKLSFNSIDFRRSVFDDSIDALDPNYIDVEAFKGRLYDGGTKLWHLDRNTTSKSGKFDITSQVTNNHQIKSGFEIRSHKLKFEEYKVIIGASTGFLPVAATDVPGNVNFNKYEHSPLEASVYFQDKMEFDDLIINVGIRGELFDPSGRVPIDIRDPDNAKFFNVTSGNGSVVRIAEGDYDPNIHTIVSTVDILNVPWVEKYEEASRSYSLSPRIGLAYPITDRSVIHFSYGHFSQIPPFQFLYQNSDFEVRRGPLNKDEGKGVFDRVYSADPETEGNLMGNAALKSQRTINYELGIQQQIGEDIGVDITGFYKDMRNLLGTEIVEMYDTRLYARFVNKDVGNVRGITVAFKKRQSNNISLAVDYTFQIAEGNASDPSDAFLDAVSGRESEIRVVPLDWDQTHTFNTNVTIVFRDSWGASLLGKLGSGLPYTFEPPQQGAQFTRFENNERRPTQITFDLNAHKDFVVGNIRGSFFLKVFNLFDRRNEIAVYNDTGRAGSTIRTQFWGEWTDIGTVDDWVNRPHMFSQPRRIQLGFRLGF